A part of Thermococcus sp. LS1 genomic DNA contains:
- a CDS encoding ATP-binding protein → MKFYDREREIELLRRGKRIAIIGRRRVGKTRLVEEALNPITLFIPAEKNEALICRDWIEEIRERRYIPTLNSMKEIVEFLMREGETIFIDELQNALKVNPSFLYDLQRLLDKYRDAKLVVTGSLISMSKKLVEDYQGPLYGRFDYIIKLRELGFGTVTEIMRDLGYSIEDAVVMWAVFGGSPKYYETLERFSLPVEDFIRMMFFEEPYPMFPEVLMMLKEELGKEYRTYFSILQAISEGKNMLGEISSYLSVKSTSLTKYLAALEREYELVTKRKDVFERGRNRYYITQNLVDFWFRFLWRNYSKLERNELSFDKNDFNAYVGRKFESLVELLVPKLVPFEVIRTGKLWGKFKGKEKGKDSFEIDVVALGREDIAFFEVKWEELSFGEAKKELKLLSKKAEAVGDKRRVHLALVAKRIGGKEWLGGMVYDLEDLDEMLGSGHTPFRNGAVES, encoded by the coding sequence ATGAAGTTTTATGATCGTGAGCGGGAGATTGAACTCCTCAGAAGGGGCAAGAGAATTGCCATAATCGGACGGCGCAGAGTGGGAAAGACTAGATTGGTTGAGGAGGCTCTCAACCCTATAACGCTCTTCATCCCTGCCGAAAAGAACGAGGCCTTAATATGCCGAGATTGGATCGAAGAAATTCGCGAGAGGAGATACATTCCAACGCTCAACTCTATGAAGGAAATCGTTGAGTTCTTAATGAGGGAAGGGGAGACGATATTCATTGATGAACTCCAGAATGCCCTCAAGGTAAATCCCTCATTTCTTTATGATCTCCAAAGGCTCCTCGACAAGTACCGCGATGCAAAGCTCGTCGTTACGGGTTCACTCATTAGTATGAGCAAGAAGCTCGTTGAGGACTATCAAGGCCCGCTTTATGGCAGGTTCGATTACATCATAAAACTCCGGGAGCTGGGTTTTGGGACAGTGACGGAAATAATGCGCGATTTGGGCTACAGCATCGAGGACGCCGTTGTGATGTGGGCGGTCTTTGGCGGCTCGCCCAAGTACTACGAGACGCTTGAGAGATTCAGTCTGCCGGTTGAGGACTTCATCCGTATGATGTTCTTTGAGGAGCCTTATCCAATGTTTCCTGAAGTCCTCATGATGCTCAAGGAGGAGCTAGGTAAGGAGTACAGGACTTACTTCAGCATCCTCCAAGCGATAAGCGAGGGCAAGAACATGCTAGGGGAGATTTCCTCTTATCTGTCCGTCAAGAGCACGAGCCTCACCAAGTATCTCGCAGCCCTTGAGCGGGAGTATGAACTGGTCACAAAGCGGAAAGATGTCTTTGAGCGGGGGAGAAACAGGTATTACATAACCCAAAACCTGGTTGACTTCTGGTTCAGGTTTCTGTGGCGGAATTATTCCAAGCTCGAGAGGAACGAGCTGAGCTTTGATAAAAACGACTTCAACGCTTACGTTGGCCGTAAGTTTGAGAGTCTGGTGGAGCTGCTTGTTCCAAAACTTGTGCCTTTTGAGGTCATCAGAACGGGCAAGCTCTGGGGGAAGTTCAAAGGCAAGGAGAAGGGTAAGGATTCCTTTGAGATTGATGTGGTCGCCCTCGGAAGGGAAGACATTGCGTTTTTTGAGGTGAAGTGGGAGGAGCTGAGCTTTGGCGAGGCCAAAAAGGAGCTCAAATTGCTGTCCAAAAAAGCCGAAGCTGTGGGGGATAAGCGGAGGGTTCATTTAGCCCTCGTCGCGAAGAGGATTGGAGGTAAAGAATGGCTAGGTGGTATGGTGTACGATTTGGAAGATTTAGACGAGATGCTGGGCAGTGGCCACACACCGTTTAGAAACGGAGCGGTAGAATCGTGA
- a CDS encoding ATP-binding protein: MFQIRPITDEKNLYGKRHREALKQLKKNVEERTFTAILGPRRVGKTSIIRVFLNKYKYRYIYYDLSPFMGKQGISYTELTPAMMNIDTSELSYHAQLSLGLVRLDVKPENGVQFQNALINLIRELNAKYDELLVVIDEAQVMPRIRGINMLGLLQLISNTMDNTTVIMTGSMPGLLERILSPSASQPMFARYVDKIHIPRWTPEESMGYLKKGLSEAEVSYTGVELEEAVEELSNVPGFLAYYGRQRVRGMSHDDALVETLNYAIGVWEQDLEAFLNIYSTRAYVTTLWVLAQSKFGLARKEIAGEVLRREEVSDRSLTRILKNLVLSGMVEHSKKRGKYRIAENPLAKAVQNIARKYNIH, from the coding sequence ATGTTTCAAATTCGACCGATAACCGATGAGAAAAACCTTTACGGAAAAAGGCACAGAGAAGCCCTTAAACAGCTGAAGAAGAATGTTGAGGAAAGGACTTTTACGGCAATTCTCGGCCCAAGGAGGGTCGGCAAGACGAGCATCATTAGAGTTTTTTTGAATAAGTACAAGTACCGGTACATATACTATGATCTCTCTCCCTTTATGGGTAAGCAGGGGATCAGCTACACCGAGCTGACTCCGGCAATGATGAACATTGATACAAGCGAACTCTCGTACCATGCCCAGCTCAGCCTGGGCCTCGTGCGGCTTGATGTTAAACCTGAAAACGGGGTGCAGTTCCAAAACGCCCTGATCAATCTCATCAGAGAACTGAATGCCAAATACGATGAACTCCTTGTGGTAATAGACGAGGCCCAGGTAATGCCCCGCATCAGGGGTATCAACATGCTCGGCCTCCTCCAGCTGATAAGCAACACAATGGACAACACGACCGTGATAATGACGGGTTCGATGCCGGGTCTGCTTGAGAGGATACTCAGCCCATCGGCGTCCCAGCCGATGTTCGCCAGATATGTTGACAAGATTCACATACCGCGCTGGACACCGGAAGAAAGCATGGGGTACCTCAAAAAAGGATTGAGTGAGGCAGAAGTGTCATACACCGGGGTCGAACTTGAGGAAGCCGTAGAGGAGCTCTCAAACGTGCCCGGATTTCTGGCATACTACGGCAGGCAGAGGGTTAGGGGCATGAGCCATGATGATGCCCTTGTGGAGACTTTGAACTATGCCATCGGCGTTTGGGAGCAGGACCTGGAGGCGTTTCTTAACATCTACAGCACCAGGGCTTACGTAACTACACTCTGGGTGCTGGCGCAGTCAAAATTTGGCCTCGCGCGGAAGGAAATTGCTGGAGAAGTGCTTCGCAGGGAGGAAGTTAGCGACAGGAGCCTCACCCGCATATTGAAGAATCTCGTTCTCTCAGGGATGGTCGAGCACAGCAAAAAGCGCGGAAAGTACCGTATTGCGGAGAATCCGCTTGCAAAGGCAGTCCAGAACATAGCCCGCAAGTACAACATTCATTGA
- a CDS encoding ATP-binding protein — MGRRVERGISFFDQRPRKDKSRLFGRSEELNMLVNALHARSWVAILGPRMAGKTSLALTGANSFAEEMKYRVIFVDLRNTETSRQATEKILGRLPKSIVETLTKYIAEVSLSAGGTSGGVRLRENVAAKNALEDALFSLNNTILVLDEVQNVKQGVNSFLKALATAFNENDSLLVIFTGSYAGVVKKLFEATHRDSFYGRPPIEILLPPWPEWVAAEFLRKGLGQCGVDVTQREIQDTLWRLGTLPGWLNLYGLRRCLGASHEEALQRVFEKAVAEALRELEHFLEGRSPKAREVIKRLTYGATWGELEKTGISKDTLSRLLDALTGELFAVVKDSIGVYKFSDPVYRYAAERLPLSPKAR, encoded by the coding sequence GTGGGGCGCAGGGTGGAGAGAGGCATATCATTTTTTGATCAAAGACCCCGGAAAGACAAAAGCCGGCTGTTTGGACGTTCTGAGGAGCTGAACATGTTGGTAAACGCTCTTCACGCGAGAAGCTGGGTGGCGATTCTTGGGCCGAGAATGGCAGGAAAAACAAGCCTTGCACTGACCGGTGCCAACTCCTTTGCAGAGGAAATGAAATATAGGGTAATTTTTGTTGATCTAAGGAATACTGAAACCTCCCGCCAGGCTACGGAGAAGATATTGGGCAGACTGCCAAAATCGATTGTCGAAACCCTCACCAAGTATATTGCCGAGGTTTCTCTTTCCGCTGGAGGCACAAGTGGTGGTGTAAGGCTCAGAGAAAATGTCGCTGCCAAAAATGCGCTGGAAGATGCTCTCTTTTCCCTGAACAACACAATACTAGTACTCGATGAAGTCCAGAACGTGAAACAGGGTGTGAACAGCTTTCTAAAAGCTCTAGCCACGGCGTTTAATGAAAACGATTCCCTGCTGGTAATATTTACAGGCTCCTACGCGGGTGTCGTTAAAAAGCTGTTCGAGGCCACCCACAGGGACAGTTTTTATGGAAGGCCACCGATTGAGATACTCCTCCCTCCATGGCCTGAATGGGTGGCGGCGGAGTTTCTGCGGAAAGGTCTTGGGCAGTGTGGAGTTGATGTTACTCAGAGGGAGATTCAAGATACACTCTGGAGGCTTGGAACACTGCCCGGTTGGTTAAACCTTTATGGACTCAGACGATGCCTTGGAGCATCTCATGAAGAAGCACTGCAGAGGGTATTTGAGAAGGCGGTGGCTGAGGCGCTGAGAGAGCTGGAGCACTTCCTAGAAGGGAGGAGCCCAAAAGCCAGAGAAGTGATCAAGAGATTAACCTACGGTGCCACGTGGGGGGAGCTAGAAAAAACCGGGATCTCAAAGGATACCCTCAGCAGGCTTCTGGATGCCCTTACAGGGGAGCTGTTCGCAGTGGTTAAAGACAGCATAGGAGTTTACAAGTTTTCGGATCCAGTTTACAGGTACGCTGCAGAGAGACTGCCCCTCTCTCCAAAGGCGAGATGA
- a CDS encoding glucose-1-phosphate thymidylyltransferase, giving the protein MKALILSGGHGTRLRPLTYSQQKQLIPVANKPVLFYAIEDVIEAGIHEIGIIVGPNKEQVMETVRSVDWDADIEFIYQGEPKGLAHAIKVARDYLGDDDFVMYLGDNILREGIVEHLNHFKGGNFDASILLCEVPNPQRFGVAELSEDGKTIKRLVEKPKVPPSNLALVGIYFFKPVIHEAVENIKPSWRNELEITDAIQWLIDHGYRVGWTKVQNWWKDTGKPEDILDANRLILDDIQTDIRVETKARIHGRVVIGEGTQIDGNTVIKGPAIIGRNCIIRNAYIGPYTSIGDNCVIENTEIEDSVILEGSEIRCGGRIVESLIGKNVKILEGNNHPIGRKLVVGDNSQLML; this is encoded by the coding sequence ATGAAGGCCCTTATTCTCTCCGGAGGTCACGGTACGAGGTTGAGACCCCTCACTTATTCCCAGCAGAAGCAGCTCATCCCCGTCGCGAATAAGCCCGTCCTGTTCTACGCCATCGAGGACGTCATCGAGGCCGGCATTCACGAGATTGGAATTATCGTCGGCCCAAACAAGGAGCAGGTGATGGAGACCGTTAGGAGCGTTGATTGGGACGCGGACATAGAGTTCATCTATCAGGGTGAGCCGAAAGGTTTAGCACACGCGATAAAGGTCGCGAGGGACTATCTCGGTGACGACGATTTTGTGATGTACCTCGGTGACAACATCCTCAGGGAAGGCATAGTGGAGCACCTGAACCACTTCAAAGGGGGAAACTTCGACGCCAGCATTTTGCTCTGTGAGGTTCCCAATCCCCAGCGGTTCGGTGTGGCCGAGCTGAGTGAGGACGGAAAGACCATCAAACGGCTGGTTGAGAAGCCCAAGGTGCCGCCGAGCAACCTGGCGCTTGTGGGAATCTACTTCTTCAAGCCCGTCATCCACGAGGCGGTCGAAAACATAAAGCCCTCCTGGAGGAACGAGCTTGAGATAACTGACGCGATCCAGTGGCTCATCGACCACGGCTATCGCGTTGGGTGGACGAAGGTCCAGAACTGGTGGAAGGACACCGGAAAGCCCGAGGACATACTCGACGCCAACAGGCTCATCCTGGACGACATCCAGACGGATATACGGGTCGAGACGAAGGCCAGAATCCATGGAAGGGTGGTCATCGGGGAAGGTACCCAGATTGACGGGAACACCGTCATAAAGGGCCCCGCGATAATCGGCAGGAACTGCATCATCAGGAACGCCTACATCGGCCCCTACACAAGCATCGGTGACAACTGCGTCATCGAGAACACCGAAATTGAGGACTCCGTGATCCTTGAGGGAAGCGAGATTAGATGCGGCGGCAGGATAGTAGAGAGCCTCATAGGGAAGAACGTGAAGATTTTAGAGGGGAACAACCACCCCATTGGAAGGAAGCTGGTCGTCGGCGACAACTCCCAGTTGATGCTGTGA
- the rfbB gene encoding dTDP-glucose 4,6-dehydratase, producing MRLLVTGGMGFIGSNFIRYILEKHPDWEVINLDKLGYGSNPANLKDIEDDPRYTFVKGDIADFELVKELIKKVDAVVNFAAESHVDRSISSPEHFLKSNVIGVYTILEAIRKENPEVRLVHVSTDEVYGDILEGSFTEKDALMPSSPYSATKAASDVLVLGWTRTYSLNASITRCTNNYGPYQFPEKLIPKTIIRASMGLKIPIYGTGQNVRDWLYVEDHVRAIERVLLKGEPREVYNISAGEEKTNLDVVKTILKLMDKGEDLIEFVADRPGHDLRYSLDSWKITRDLKWRPRYNFEEGIRKTVNWYLENEWWWRPLVNEKVLHPTPWKLGW from the coding sequence ATGAGACTCTTGGTGACCGGTGGAATGGGCTTCATAGGGAGCAACTTCATCCGCTACATCCTGGAAAAGCACCCTGACTGGGAAGTGATAAACCTCGACAAGCTCGGCTACGGCTCGAATCCGGCAAATTTGAAAGACATCGAGGACGACCCGCGCTACACCTTCGTCAAGGGAGACATAGCGGACTTCGAGCTCGTTAAGGAGTTAATCAAGAAAGTTGATGCGGTGGTTAACTTCGCCGCCGAGAGCCATGTGGACAGAAGCATCTCAAGTCCGGAGCACTTTCTGAAAAGCAACGTCATCGGTGTTTACACCATTTTAGAGGCGATAAGAAAGGAGAACCCTGAAGTTAGACTAGTTCACGTGAGCACCGATGAAGTCTACGGCGATATCCTGGAAGGCTCGTTCACCGAAAAAGACGCGCTTATGCCCTCATCTCCATACTCCGCTACTAAAGCTGCCAGTGATGTTCTCGTGCTTGGCTGGACGCGGACTTACAGTCTGAACGCCTCCATAACGAGGTGCACCAACAACTACGGCCCCTATCAGTTCCCGGAAAAGCTCATCCCCAAGACGATAATCAGGGCCAGTATGGGGCTGAAAATCCCCATCTATGGCACCGGCCAGAACGTCAGGGACTGGCTCTACGTCGAAGACCACGTCAGGGCAATCGAGCGGGTCCTCCTGAAGGGCGAACCGAGGGAAGTGTACAACATCTCTGCCGGAGAGGAAAAGACCAACCTCGATGTAGTTAAGACCATCCTCAAGCTGATGGACAAAGGCGAGGATTTGATTGAGTTCGTCGCGGACAGGCCCGGCCACGATTTGAGGTACTCCCTCGACTCCTGGAAGATAACGCGCGACCTCAAGTGGAGGCCCAGATATAACTTCGAAGAAGGCATCAGGAAGACCGTTAACTGGTACCTTGAGAACGAGTGGTGGTGGAGGCCTCTGGTGAACGAGAAGGTCCTCCACCCGACGCCGTGGAAGCTGGGGTGGTGA
- a CDS encoding type II toxin-antitoxin system VapC family toxin, with amino-acid sequence MGEDKKKLYDTNVLIDLAKSGENPGDGYTTTLNLVEYPKGVSLDLGVLIPSPREYALAVKLSEKLVKAGTPVPAVDVIIAAVAISRGMALITKDRHFLLVKDVAPELRLELVE; translated from the coding sequence ATGGGAGAGGACAAAAAGAAACTCTACGACACAAACGTTCTGATCGACCTCGCTAAAAGCGGCGAGAACCCCGGGGACGGCTATACAACCACACTCAATCTCGTGGAGTACCCGAAGGGAGTCTCTCTGGATCTGGGAGTCCTCATACCCTCTCCCAGGGAATACGCCCTGGCCGTTAAGCTCTCTGAGAAACTTGTAAAGGCAGGCACCCCTGTTCCCGCCGTGGACGTGATAATAGCCGCCGTTGCAATCTCCAGAGGCATGGCCCTGATAACAAAGGACCGGCATTTCTTACTGGTAAAGGATGTCGCCCCCGAGCTCAGACTCGAACTGGTTGAATGA
- a CDS encoding DUF2281 domain-containing protein: MEDAYKLFQQLPDDLKEEVLDYIEFLLERNARRRRSPMKFGWRGGLKELRKKYTSVELQHKALEWWG; the protein is encoded by the coding sequence ATGGAGGACGCTTACAAGCTCTTTCAGCAGCTCCCAGATGACCTCAAGGAGGAGGTGCTGGACTACATCGAGTTCCTCCTAGAGAGGAACGCGCGCAGGAGACGCTCCCCCATGAAGTTTGGATGGCGCGGGGGGCTGAAGGAGCTCAGGAAGAAGTACACTTCCGTGGAGCTTCAGCACAAGGCCCTTGAATGGTGGGGCTGA
- a CDS encoding PIN domain-containing protein, which yields MYLVDTNVFLEILLDQENADNAERFLRETPPSELAVSDFSVYSIGIILFKQKKHGVFREFVEDVLLRGGLSLLRLTPFDFESLVEASRKFHLDFDDAYQYTLARKYGLRIVSYDSDFDATDIGRVTPLQAMR from the coding sequence ATGTATCTAGTTGATACCAACGTGTTCCTTGAAATCCTTCTTGATCAGGAAAACGCTGATAACGCGGAGAGGTTCCTTAGAGAAACTCCACCCAGCGAGCTTGCCGTCTCGGATTTCTCGGTTTACTCAATAGGGATAATACTCTTCAAGCAGAAGAAACACGGGGTCTTCCGGGAGTTCGTTGAGGACGTTCTCCTGCGCGGTGGGCTCTCCCTGCTGAGACTCACTCCCTTTGATTTTGAATCCCTGGTTGAAGCCTCCCGTAAATTCCACCTCGATTTTGACGATGCGTACCAGTACACCTTGGCCCGTAAATACGGCCTCCGCATAGTCAGCTACGATTCAGATTTTGATGCAACCGATATCGGTAGGGTCACGCCACTTCAGGCGATGAGGTGA
- the rfbC gene encoding dTDP-4-dehydrorhamnose 3,5-epimerase has product MPFEFKRLEIPDVILIKPKVFEDERGFFMETYKKSDFEKAGIKGEFVQDNHSKSKYGVLRGLHFQREPYAQAKIVRAVRGVIYDVAVDLRRDSPTFGRWVGVILSEHNKYQLYIPRGFAHGFVVLSDVAEVVYKVDNVYAPDYEGGIIWNDPDIGIDWPVDDPIVSEKDRKWPTLREAIEKGWVF; this is encoded by the coding sequence ATGCCGTTCGAATTTAAAAGGCTGGAAATCCCTGATGTTATCCTGATCAAGCCCAAGGTCTTCGAGGACGAGAGGGGCTTCTTCATGGAAACTTACAAGAAATCGGATTTTGAAAAGGCCGGAATCAAAGGGGAGTTCGTCCAGGACAACCACTCGAAATCAAAGTATGGAGTGCTTAGAGGCCTGCACTTCCAGCGCGAGCCCTACGCCCAGGCCAAGATCGTGAGGGCCGTTAGGGGGGTTATCTACGACGTCGCCGTTGATTTAAGGAGGGACTCACCGACCTTCGGCAGATGGGTGGGGGTAATCCTCTCGGAGCACAACAAATACCAGCTCTACATTCCGAGGGGCTTTGCCCACGGATTTGTAGTGCTGAGCGACGTTGCCGAGGTCGTATATAAGGTTGACAACGTCTACGCCCCTGACTATGAGGGCGGAATAATATGGAACGACCCGGATATAGGCATAGACTGGCCGGTTGATGACCCCATAGTCTCGGAGAAGGACAGAAAGTGGCCAACGCTGAGGGAGGCCATCGAAAAGGGATGGGTGTTCTGA
- a CDS encoding type II toxin-antitoxin system VapC family toxin — protein MGHLTAFVDTNVIIEHLGGNIDLLDLRERFDVLYSNSIVFSEALMVYLRALTGERPYTLKHNPDIIRNLREELLDFSRLFELFLNLEINRTVETLAVEYMIKYGLLPNDALILATCKFYDVKYLISFDSDFANACENEGISLLSDPEEITRLGDVP, from the coding sequence ATGGGCCATCTAACGGCCTTCGTGGACACCAACGTAATAATTGAGCACCTAGGAGGCAATATTGACCTCCTCGACTTAAGGGAGAGGTTTGACGTCCTGTATTCTAACAGCATAGTGTTCAGTGAGGCGCTTATGGTGTACCTAAGGGCATTAACTGGCGAACGCCCGTATACACTCAAACACAACCCCGATATTATCAGGAACCTGAGGGAGGAGCTCCTGGACTTCTCAAGGCTTTTTGAACTTTTTCTTAATCTGGAAATAAACAGGACTGTTGAAACCCTTGCCGTTGAGTACATGATAAAATACGGCCTGCTGCCGAATGATGCACTCATTCTCGCAACCTGTAAGTTTTACGACGTCAAATATCTAATTTCGTTTGACAGCGATTTTGCCAATGCCTGTGAGAATGAAGGGATATCTCTTCTCAGTGATCCAGAGGAGATAACTAGGCTTGGTGATGTCCCGTGA
- the rfbD gene encoding dTDP-4-dehydrorhamnose reductase, giving the protein MRVAIIGANGQLGTDLVEVFGEDPSFEVIPLTHKDLDVTVPETLKVLKELKPDVIINTAAYVRVDDAELYPEKAFAVNAIGALNVARVASEIDAINVYISTDYVFDGEKGEPYTEDDVPNPINVYGASKYAGEIFTRNYSTKYYIIRVASLYGKAGASGKGGNFVNWVIEKAKRGEELRIVDDQFMSPTYTMDVARTLREFLEIGPEWGVYHMVNEGYCSWYEFTRAIFEILGWDVEVKPIKSSELNRLARRPRFSALKNARLHGLGLRMPGWREGLKEYLGEKGYL; this is encoded by the coding sequence GTGAGGGTGGCGATAATCGGGGCCAACGGCCAGCTTGGAACCGACCTGGTGGAGGTCTTTGGGGAAGACCCGTCTTTTGAGGTCATCCCGCTGACCCACAAAGACTTAGACGTTACAGTTCCCGAGACCCTGAAGGTGCTGAAAGAGCTGAAGCCCGACGTCATCATCAATACCGCCGCCTACGTGAGGGTCGACGATGCGGAGCTCTATCCGGAGAAAGCTTTTGCGGTGAACGCGATAGGGGCATTGAACGTTGCCAGAGTTGCCAGTGAGATTGATGCAATCAACGTCTACATCAGCACGGACTACGTCTTTGACGGCGAGAAGGGAGAACCATACACTGAGGACGACGTTCCGAACCCGATAAACGTCTACGGAGCGAGCAAGTACGCCGGCGAGATTTTCACGAGGAATTATTCGACGAAGTATTACATCATCAGGGTTGCAAGCCTTTATGGGAAGGCGGGGGCGAGTGGAAAGGGCGGAAATTTCGTCAACTGGGTCATTGAGAAGGCAAAGCGCGGGGAGGAGCTGAGGATAGTTGACGACCAGTTCATGAGTCCGACATACACGATGGACGTCGCTAGGACTCTGAGGGAGTTTCTGGAGATTGGGCCCGAGTGGGGCGTTTACCACATGGTCAACGAGGGATACTGCTCGTGGTATGAGTTCACCAGAGCGATATTTGAGATCCTGGGCTGGGACGTTGAAGTGAAGCCTATAAAATCGAGCGAGCTTAACAGACTGGCGAGGAGGCCGAGGTTCTCTGCGCTGAAGAACGCGAGGCTTCATGGACTTGGCCTGAGGATGCCGGGCTGGAGGGAAGGGCTGAAGGAGTATCTGGGAGAGAAGGGGTATCTCTAA
- a CDS encoding ATP-binding protein: MIIIIMIRKFVNRKRELEVLERAWRGGFRLFVVYGRRRVGKTALLRKFLENKRGIYFLCSQRGYEKDLERFSHEISSFIGAPVRFESFRDAFKFLRGQGKLLVILDEFPYLIEADKGVTSEFQEVVDIVLEGSEITIILCGSSVGMMEREVLSYKSPLYGRASGVLKVKPFRFFDMVEWFGKDFEGLLRLYGVTWGIPKYMEFFKTGSDDEIINNFFDPSAFLFNEARLLLMEELRNPTRYMQIIEAIAMGKTRLNEIAQYVGMEAKDLSAYLRVLSNLGIVSREVPITERKAKRGIYVIEDEYFRFYHRFVSPHYEDIESLNPEPAVQDFLRNFNTYLGKTFEKAAKEFLIELNKHGGLPFKFTKIGKWWHKNEEIDLVALDKRENKALLVEVKWKELREKEARGVLKDLERKSGLVGLENWQKYYGLIAKGIESKEAITGEGWLLWDLEDFENLNFKIRKL, from the coding sequence ATGATTATTATAATCATGATTCGAAAATTTGTAAATAGGAAGAGAGAGCTCGAAGTCCTAGAGAGGGCGTGGAGGGGAGGCTTTCGACTTTTTGTGGTCTACGGGAGAAGAAGGGTGGGAAAGACTGCCCTTTTGAGGAAATTCTTGGAGAACAAAAGGGGCATATATTTTCTCTGCTCCCAGAGGGGATATGAGAAAGACCTCGAGAGATTTTCTCACGAGATAAGTTCTTTTATTGGTGCTCCGGTAAGATTCGAAAGCTTTAGGGATGCATTTAAGTTCCTAAGAGGGCAGGGGAAGCTTTTGGTGATTCTTGATGAGTTCCCTTACTTAATAGAGGCAGACAAGGGTGTTACATCCGAGTTTCAGGAGGTAGTGGATATAGTGCTTGAGGGTTCAGAGATCACCATTATCCTCTGCGGTTCGAGCGTTGGAATGATGGAGCGTGAGGTTCTCAGCTACAAGAGCCCCCTCTATGGGCGGGCAAGTGGGGTTCTGAAGGTCAAACCATTCCGCTTCTTCGATATGGTCGAATGGTTTGGAAAGGACTTTGAGGGGCTTTTAAGACTCTATGGGGTCACGTGGGGGATTCCTAAATACATGGAATTCTTCAAAACGGGGAGCGATGATGAGATTATCAACAACTTCTTTGACCCGAGTGCATTTCTTTTCAACGAGGCGAGGCTTCTCCTCATGGAGGAACTGAGGAATCCAACCAGATACATGCAGATCATCGAGGCCATAGCCATGGGAAAAACCCGGCTTAACGAGATCGCTCAGTACGTTGGGATGGAGGCCAAAGACCTGTCTGCATATCTCAGGGTGCTCTCAAATCTTGGAATTGTGAGTCGTGAGGTTCCAATAACAGAGAGGAAAGCCAAGAGGGGGATTTATGTTATAGAAGATGAATACTTCCGTTTTTACCACCGCTTCGTCAGTCCGCACTATGAGGATATAGAGTCGCTCAACCCCGAGCCGGCAGTTCAGGACTTCCTGAGGAACTTTAACACCTACCTTGGAAAGACCTTCGAAAAAGCAGCCAAAGAGTTTCTAATAGAACTTAACAAGCATGGGGGGCTGCCGTTTAAGTTTACGAAGATCGGAAAGTGGTGGCATAAAAATGAGGAAATTGATCTCGTTGCACTGGACAAAAGGGAAAATAAGGCTTTGCTGGTGGAGGTAAAGTGGAAGGAGTTGAGAGAGAAAGAGGCGAGGGGAGTTTTAAAAGATTTAGAGCGTAAAAGTGGGCTTGTTGGGTTAGAAAACTGGCAGAAGTATTACGGGTTGATAGCGAAGGGCATTGAAAGTAAGGAAGCCATCACAGGTGAGGGCTGGCTCCTGTGGGATCTGGAGGACTTCGAGAATTTGAATTTCAAGATAAGAAAACTCTGA
- a CDS encoding helix-turn-helix domain-containing protein: MDVKDLIKNGESETIEFKRELNDSLYKTLSAFANTAGGILLLGVSNDGKVFGFSGDLDSLARSIRHNLGINPSIKVEDIDGKKIVIIEVPQSPVPVSFRGRYYRRVGAQTVEMGWEDLQRFFLKKSGTTWDSLPSPSTLEDLDEETIRKFVHMAKNRLPYISENEDITSIFDK; the protein is encoded by the coding sequence ATGGATGTTAAAGACCTGATTAAGAATGGAGAGAGTGAAACTATTGAGTTTAAGAGGGAGCTAAATGATTCCCTGTATAAGACGCTGTCGGCATTTGCTAATACTGCTGGAGGAATTCTGCTCCTCGGTGTTAGCAATGATGGTAAAGTTTTTGGTTTTTCTGGAGACTTGGACAGCTTAGCCAGATCAATAAGGCACAACCTTGGAATAAACCCATCCATAAAAGTTGAAGATATTGATGGAAAGAAAATCGTCATCATTGAAGTTCCCCAATCCCCTGTTCCAGTCTCTTTTAGAGGGAGGTACTACAGAAGAGTCGGTGCCCAGACCGTTGAGATGGGCTGGGAGGATCTGCAGAGGTTTTTCCTTAAAAAATCCGGAACTACGTGGGACTCCCTGCCATCTCCTTCAACTCTGGAAGATCTGGATGAGGAAACTATCAGAAAGTTTGTTCATATGGCTAAGAATAGGCTACCATACATCAGTGAAAACGAGGACATAACATCTATCTTCGATAAGTGA